A DNA window from Arachis duranensis cultivar V14167 chromosome 3, aradu.V14167.gnm2.J7QH, whole genome shotgun sequence contains the following coding sequences:
- the LOC107476846 gene encoding uncharacterized protein LOC107476846 — protein MEANKLNRDTPVNSKRYSDSLEVLGVEKDLILKYLHDLHVGGENLQLQLAFNNKASLEKSGSVHQTSQMRSIISPTTFEHKQSEIWPFDKKNKLLHSTQALKTFASIKQKQRFSSSSSNPQGLNHKGWNQLVLHRFKVIKQKIKHALMEFKKSGYQTSVEAIHHHRASSNMASPILRMESQIRINIFVLIPADTNFAAASK, from the coding sequence ATGGAAGCAAATAAGCTTAACAGAGATACTCCTGTTAATTCTAAGAGGTATTCTGATTCTTTGGAGGTACTTGGAGTGGAGAAggatttgatattaaaatatttacatgATCTTCATGTTGGTGGGGAAAATCTTCAACTTCAATTGGCTTTCAATAACAAAGCAAGTTTGGAAAAATCAGGTTCAGTTCATCAGACATCACAGATGAGAAGCATTATTAGTCCTACCACCTTTGAACACAAGCAAAGCGAAATTTGGCCTTTCGACAAGAAGAACAAGTTGCTTCATAGTACTCAAGCATTAAAGACCTTTGCATCCattaaacaaaaacaaagattttcttcctcttcaagcAATCCTCAAGGTTTGAATCACAAAGGGTGGAACCAATTAGTTCTTCATCGTTTCAAGGTTATTAAACAGAAGATTAAACATGCTCTTATGGAATTCAAGAAAAGTGGCTACCAAACTTCTGTTGAAGCTATCCACCACCATAGAGCTTCATCGAATATGGCATCACCAATACTGAGAATGGAATCTCAGATcagaataaatatttttgttttgattccAGCAGACACAAATTTTGCGGCTGCAAGCAAATAG
- the LOC127739554 gene encoding uncharacterized protein LOC127739554 isoform X1 yields the protein MAKEAIATLEASDVEAGRELNTRSSSMNELEIELPNNTNAIAESRGIKSDNEDIDSNFKYVKHVLEYLGLMGNEENIVQPIKPSLLMDFDTSWFHEIESNGEDSAKSNHHHHHLLLSNIVKEVLLQIYETSSSTNTTIMHKGQQHLLNEVWIRVNLYLRLRPELDQTLDDVVGGDLAKNNGWMILKHEEECAALD from the exons ATGGCCAAGGAGGCAATAGCAACACTTGAAGCCAGTGATGTAGAAG CAGGTAGAGAACTAAATACAAGGAGCTCTAGCATGAATGAATTGGAGATTGAATTACCAAATAACACAAATGCAATAGCAGAAAGCAGAGGAATTAAATCAGATAATGAAGACATTGATTCCAATTTCAAATATGTGAAACATGTTCTTGAGTATCTAGGCCTCATGGGAAATGAGGAGAACATTGTTCAACCAATTAAGCCATCCTTGCTCATGGATTTTGATACATCTTGGTTCCATGAAATTGAATCCAACGGAGAAGATAGTGCCAAATccaaccatcatcatcatcaccttcttctttctaACATAGTAAAAGAGGTGCTGCTCCAAATATATGAGACATCATCATCAACTAACACCACAATAATGCATAAGGGGCAACAACATCTTCTTAATGAAGTATGGATTAGAGTTAACTTATACCTGAGATTGAGGCCAGAGCTAGATCAGACATTAGATGATGTTGTTGGTGGAGATTTGGCCAAAAACAATGGCTGGATGATCCTCAAGCATGAAGAGGAGTGTGCAGCACTTGACTAG
- the LOC127739554 gene encoding protein TRM32-like isoform X2, protein MAKEAIATLEASDVEGRELNTRSSSMNELEIELPNNTNAIAESRGIKSDNEDIDSNFKYVKHVLEYLGLMGNEENIVQPIKPSLLMDFDTSWFHEIESNGEDSAKSNHHHHHLLLSNIVKEVLLQIYETSSSTNTTIMHKGQQHLLNEVWIRVNLYLRLRPELDQTLDDVVGGDLAKNNGWMILKHEEECAALD, encoded by the exons ATGGCCAAGGAGGCAATAGCAACACTTGAAGCCAGTGATGTAGAAG GTAGAGAACTAAATACAAGGAGCTCTAGCATGAATGAATTGGAGATTGAATTACCAAATAACACAAATGCAATAGCAGAAAGCAGAGGAATTAAATCAGATAATGAAGACATTGATTCCAATTTCAAATATGTGAAACATGTTCTTGAGTATCTAGGCCTCATGGGAAATGAGGAGAACATTGTTCAACCAATTAAGCCATCCTTGCTCATGGATTTTGATACATCTTGGTTCCATGAAATTGAATCCAACGGAGAAGATAGTGCCAAATccaaccatcatcatcatcaccttcttctttctaACATAGTAAAAGAGGTGCTGCTCCAAATATATGAGACATCATCATCAACTAACACCACAATAATGCATAAGGGGCAACAACATCTTCTTAATGAAGTATGGATTAGAGTTAACTTATACCTGAGATTGAGGCCAGAGCTAGATCAGACATTAGATGATGTTGTTGGTGGAGATTTGGCCAAAAACAATGGCTGGATGATCCTCAAGCATGAAGAGGAGTGTGCAGCACTTGACTAG
- the LOC107476845 gene encoding mitochondrial import inner membrane translocase subunit TIM9: MDKSMLAGLESLPEADQQRMASMMEQVQIRDSLRMYNSLVEKCFTDCVDTFKHKSLQKQEETCVKRCAEKFLKHSMRVGMRYAELNQGAPTQD, translated from the exons ATGGATAAGAGCATGTTAGCTGGTTTGGAATCACTTCCAGAAGCTGATCAGCAAAGAATGGCGTCCATGATGGAACAGGTTCAAATCCGTGACAG TTTGAGAATgtataattcattggtggagAAGTGTTTCACTGATTGTGTGGATACATTCAAGCATAAATCCCTGCAAAAACAAGAGGAAACCTGTGTTAAGAGGTGTGCTGAGAAGTTTCTGAAGCATTCAATGCGCGTTGGCATGAGATATGCTGAGCTTAACCAAGGAGCTCCTACACAAGATTGA